A window of Acidobacteriota bacterium contains these coding sequences:
- a CDS encoding ABC transporter ATP-binding protein yields MMRDTVVLDAKAISVRLGKSRVLNEVTLSILRGTVTAIIGPNGSGKSTLLRTLARLLRPETGSVLLDGVAIAKMSPGHVARQIATLPQSPGAVPGMTVQELVEQGRYPHTGPLRMRSDRDRAAVERALELTSSSRFRHRLLDSLSGGERQRAWIALALAQEPRILLLDEPTTFLDVNHQIQALNLIQALNREHGLTVVMALHDLNQASQYAERLVVLDGGRIVEEGLPAEVIREDVLASVFNVQAHISVSPIDGALLCHPYAALPGEGDGADAGIKGPVS; encoded by the coding sequence ATGATGCGAGACACGGTCGTATTGGACGCCAAGGCCATCTCCGTGCGTCTGGGCAAGAGCCGGGTGCTGAACGAGGTGACGCTCTCCATTCTACGGGGGACCGTGACTGCCATCATCGGCCCCAACGGTTCCGGGAAGTCCACCCTGCTTCGCACGCTGGCCCGCCTCCTACGCCCCGAGACGGGCTCGGTGCTGCTGGATGGAGTAGCCATCGCCAAGATGTCACCCGGCCATGTGGCACGGCAGATCGCAACGCTGCCGCAGTCGCCGGGCGCCGTTCCGGGGATGACTGTGCAGGAGCTGGTCGAACAGGGCCGCTATCCCCACACGGGCCCGCTCCGGATGCGTTCGGACAGGGACCGCGCGGCGGTTGAGCGGGCGCTGGAGCTCACCTCCTCCAGCCGTTTCCGTCACCGCCTCCTGGACAGCCTCTCCGGGGGTGAGCGCCAGCGGGCCTGGATAGCGCTTGCCCTGGCGCAGGAGCCGCGCATCCTCCTCTTGGACGAGCCCACCACCTTCCTGGACGTCAATCATCAGATCCAGGCGCTCAACCTCATCCAGGCGTTGAATCGTGAGCATGGCCTTACCGTGGTCATGGCGCTCCATGACCTGAACCAGGCGTCCCAGTACGCGGAGCGCCTGGTGGTTCTGGACGGTGGCCGCATTGTTGAGGAAGGCCTGCCCGCGGAGGTCATTCGGGAGGACGTGCTCGCTTCGGTCTTCAACGTCCAGGCGCACATCAGCGTCTCTCCTATCGACG
- a CDS encoding iron ABC transporter permease, with translation MLLAGGLALIGVLFVVHLCTGTVRLGPDEVLASLLGRQAEDLHRTVVWDLRLPRSLIAIVAGALLGTAGAVLQVVMRNNLAEPGITGVTAGGILVAVLWTVGIGGLPHPGRFMPLVALLGCLGAGALVFALSWRGGVHPLRLVLSGVLVSAIFSSVTAFIMLRAQAGMGGILPWIIGSLNGRIWVHWDQLWPWAVAALPLVLLAARPLNVLQLGDIVAAARGMRVNVARAALFCLAALLTAAAVSVVGAVAFLGLVAPHIARWLTEEDARRLLPVAAVAGAALLIGADIISQGITIRPPFPAPTHRPGLPVGAVMAFIGAPFFLYILRRGAAR, from the coding sequence GTGCTGCTGGCCGGGGGGCTGGCGCTCATCGGCGTGCTGTTCGTCGTGCATCTGTGCACGGGCACGGTGCGCCTGGGACCGGACGAGGTGCTGGCGTCGCTCCTGGGACGGCAGGCCGAGGACCTGCATCGGACCGTGGTCTGGGACCTGCGACTTCCCAGGTCGCTCATCGCCATCGTCGCCGGAGCGCTGCTGGGGACGGCTGGGGCGGTTCTCCAGGTCGTCATGCGGAACAACCTGGCGGAGCCGGGCATCACCGGCGTAACGGCGGGGGGAATCCTCGTCGCCGTTCTGTGGACCGTGGGTATCGGAGGGCTTCCGCACCCCGGGCGTTTCATGCCCCTCGTCGCGTTGCTTGGGTGCCTGGGCGCGGGCGCGTTGGTCTTCGCCCTGAGCTGGCGCGGCGGAGTCCATCCGCTGCGGTTGGTGCTCAGCGGGGTGTTGGTCAGCGCCATCTTTTCGTCCGTGACCGCGTTCATCATGCTGCGGGCCCAGGCCGGCATGGGAGGCATCCTCCCCTGGATCATCGGATCGTTGAATGGCCGCATCTGGGTCCACTGGGACCAGCTGTGGCCGTGGGCGGTGGCGGCGCTGCCGTTGGTGCTGCTGGCCGCCCGGCCTCTGAACGTTCTCCAGCTCGGGGACATCGTGGCCGCCGCCAGGGGGATGCGGGTCAACGTTGCGCGCGCGGCGCTCTTCTGCCTCGCCGCCCTGCTCACCGCGGCGGCGGTCTCGGTGGTGGGAGCTGTCGCGTTCCTCGGCCTCGTGGCCCCGCATATCGCGCGCTGGCTGACCGAGGAGGATGCCCGCCGCCTGCTGCCGGTGGCCGCTGTGGCTGGTGCGGCGCTGCTCATCGGAGCGGACATCATTTCCCAGGGTATCACCATACGCCCACCCTTCCCGGCGCCGACTCACCGGCCGGGGCTGCCTGTGGGAGCGGTCATGGCGTTCATCGGGGCGCCGTTCTTTCTCTATATCCTTCGCCGGGGGGCGGCGCGATGA
- a CDS encoding iron ABC transporter permease codes for MSTRWELIKLLLIATGLLLCIVVAASLSLANGIPKLSMAEAWGILWGEEAERLAQLSVRELRAPRVALGILGGAALGLAGAMMQDGLRNPLAGPELLGVASGASLAVAVVTLFQVPLLLVFHPWVALAGGLLAGAVVIIAAKGARNTLQIVLIGVAVAAFINACIIALISLAGTSGSTLVLFYFLLGSLANRTWEHVWIVAPWVAICLPLGLLLARPLNTLRLGDHAAQSLGMSVGRIRTLVLLLGAGLVAAVVAVAGPIGWIGLLAPHLTRRALRSEDPRKVLAFSALMGTALLTMADVGAKLAIAPAETPVGLWTVVLGGPVLLLLLRDRILRSDHRD; via the coding sequence GTGAGCACGCGGTGGGAGCTCATCAAGCTTCTTCTGATTGCCACGGGCCTGCTCCTGTGCATCGTCGTGGCGGCCTCGCTCTCCCTTGCCAACGGCATACCCAAGCTCTCGATGGCGGAAGCATGGGGCATCCTCTGGGGAGAGGAGGCGGAGCGCCTGGCACAACTGTCCGTCCGCGAGTTGCGCGCTCCCAGGGTGGCGCTCGGCATCCTTGGCGGTGCGGCGCTGGGCTTGGCGGGGGCGATGATGCAGGACGGCCTGAGAAATCCGCTGGCGGGCCCGGAGCTGCTGGGCGTGGCCTCGGGGGCCTCCCTTGCCGTGGCGGTCGTCACACTCTTCCAGGTCCCGCTGCTCCTGGTGTTCCATCCCTGGGTGGCGCTCGCGGGCGGCCTGCTCGCGGGGGCCGTGGTGATCATCGCGGCGAAGGGAGCACGGAACACTCTGCAGATCGTGCTCATCGGCGTCGCGGTGGCGGCCTTCATCAACGCGTGCATCATCGCCCTCATCAGCCTGGCGGGGACCAGCGGGTCGACCCTCGTCCTGTTCTACTTCCTGCTGGGCAGTCTAGCGAACAGAACGTGGGAGCATGTCTGGATCGTCGCGCCCTGGGTGGCGATCTGCCTCCCTCTGGGCCTGCTGCTGGCGCGACCGCTGAACACGCTCCGTCTAGGCGACCATGCAGCACAGTCGTTGGGGATGAGCGTCGGGCGCATTCGGACGCTGGTACTCCTGCTCGGCGCCGGGCTTGTAGCCGCGGTGGTGGCTGTCGCCGGCCCTATCGGGTGGATCGGACTCCTTGCCCCGCATCTAACCCGTCGAGCCCTACGCAGCGAGGACCCGCGCAAGGTGCTTGCCTTCTCCGCGCTAATGGGCACTGCGCTCCTCACCATGGCGGATGTTGGAGCCAAGCTCGCCATCGCCCCCGCGGAGACGCCCGTGGGGCTATGGACGGTGGTGCTGGGCGGGCCGGTCCTGCTTCTGCTGCTCAGGGACAGGATTCTTAGAAGTGACCATCGAGACTGA
- a CDS encoding ABC transporter substrate-binding protein: MKYGILGLVLLLAGCTTATETSQPGSIQTPAAASVSPTVSLTDSTGELMTFRTRPVRVACLTEICPDIMAELGLEPVAVNDPLSSDPRFFGIRADGFRVIGGSFFEPGLEDIAAAEPDLVIGLGGVHNGLRDALRPIAPLYIVNPLTYEDSIHYLREVGAAMGRSAEAEEGAQRFLSKLEDYRARSPKDRTALVMYGSDVNFGINTESSLTGGLLAEVTGYPWPNPSLEQGGHSSGGMQFSLEGVLSVDPDVIFVQTIAFPGFQPPPLAEQLAANPLWSELRAVQNGEVHEVSFGLWSTGRGTRSLGLVLDEAMPLLYPNVFGN; encoded by the coding sequence ATGAAGTACGGAATCCTGGGCTTGGTTCTGCTGCTGGCGGGGTGCACCACGGCAACCGAGACCTCGCAGCCGGGGAGCATCCAGACTCCTGCCGCCGCGTCGGTGTCCCCCACCGTCTCGCTGACGGACAGTACCGGGGAGCTCATGACCTTTAGGACGCGGCCTGTCCGCGTGGCGTGTCTCACGGAGATTTGCCCGGACATCATGGCCGAGCTGGGACTGGAGCCCGTGGCGGTCAATGACCCGCTCTCCTCGGACCCACGGTTCTTCGGCATCAGGGCGGACGGGTTCCGAGTGATCGGCGGGTCGTTCTTCGAGCCCGGCCTGGAGGACATTGCTGCCGCCGAGCCGGACCTCGTGATCGGGCTGGGGGGCGTGCATAACGGCCTGCGGGATGCGCTACGCCCCATTGCTCCGCTATACATTGTGAACCCCCTGACCTATGAGGACTCCATCCACTACCTGAGAGAGGTCGGGGCGGCGATGGGACGCTCGGCGGAGGCTGAGGAGGGGGCGCAACGGTTCCTGAGCAAGCTGGAAGATTACAGGGCGCGCTCGCCAAAGGACCGCACCGCCTTGGTGATGTATGGTTCCGATGTCAATTTCGGTATCAACACCGAGAGCTCATTGACCGGCGGGCTCCTGGCGGAAGTGACCGGCTACCCTTGGCCGAACCCGTCCCTGGAACAGGGCGGGCACTCGTCGGGCGGCATGCAGTTCTCGCTGGAGGGGGTCCTCAGTGTTGACCCTGACGTAATCTTCGTCCAGACTATCGCTTTCCCCGGGTTCCAGCCACCGCCTCTGGCGGAACAGCTCGCCGCGAACCCTCTATGGAGCGAGCTTCGAGCGGTTCAGAACGGTGAGGTCCACGAGGTCAGCTTCGGTCTCTGGAGCACCGGGCGTGGGACCCGGTCCCTGGGGCTGGTGCTGGATGAGGCGATGCCCTTGCTCTACCCAAACGTGTTCGGCAACTAG